One Cucumis sativus cultivar 9930 chromosome 1, Cucumber_9930_V3, whole genome shotgun sequence DNA segment encodes these proteins:
- the LOC101213230 gene encoding cyanogenic beta-glucosidase — MAFKHNDAFLSLVFLLLFIVCSKAYEPPPHHIGLLKRSSFSKDFIFGSASSAYQFEGAAKEDGKGPSIWDNYTHQHPERISDHSNADVAIDQYHRYKEDVALLKKMGLNAYRFSIAWSRILPKGKLSGGVNRIGIEYYNNLTNELLANGIEPYITLFHWDTPQALEDEYGGFRGREIVNDFQDYAELCFKEFGDRVKHWITLNEPWSFSMTGYAVGINAPGRCSSLPPNNCLGGDSGTEPYIVTHNQLLAHAAAVKVYKTKYQANQKGVIGITLVTVWMVPYSDSEADKRATIRALDFVFGWYMHPVTYGDYPPVMKELVKERLPKFSQEESASLIGSIDFLGLNYYTANYAKDNPTAPGPQPNYLTDWRAYLSLDRNGVSIGPLSGPTSWLAIYPEGLKKLLVYVKTKYKDPVIYITENGYLESDEIPFKEMMMDKGRAKYHYDHLRMVHEAIKDGVKVKGYFVWSILDNFEWSSGYSLRFGLYYIDYKNNLKRIPKLSARWFQLFLKT; from the exons aTGGCTTTCAAACATAATGATGCCTTCCTTAGTTTagtatttcttcttctttttattgtatGTTCAAAAGCTTATGAACCACCTCCACACCACATTGGTTTATTGAAAAGAAGTAGCTTTTCTAAGGATTTCATCTTTGGCTCAGCATCTTCTGCTTATCAG TTTGAAGGTGCTGCTAAGGAAGATGGAAAAGGACCAAGTATTTGGGATAACTATACCCACCAACACCcag AAAGAATTAGTGATCACAGTAATGCAGATGTGGCTATTGATCAATATCATCGCTACAAG GAAGATGTAGcccttttgaagaaaatgggTTTGAATGCCTACCGATTCTCAATTGCTTGGTCTAGAATTTTGCCAA aGGGAAAACTTAGTGGAGGAGTGAACAGGATAGGAATTGAATATTACAACAATCTCACTAATGAACTACTTGCAAATG GCATCGAACCCTATATTACCCTTTTCCATTGGGACACTCCTCAAGCTTTAGAAGATGAATATGGAGGCTTTAGGGGACGTGAAATTGT gaATGATTTTCAAGACTATGCTGAACTTTGCTTCAAAGAATTTGGAGATAGAGTGAAACATTGGATCACCCTCAATGAGCCATGGAGCTTCAGTATGACCGGCTATGCCGTAGGAATCAATGCTCCGGGTAGATGTTCGTCTTTGCCACCGAATAATTGTCTTGGTGGAGATTCTGGCACTGAACCATACATCGTTACTCATAATCAACTTCTGGCTCATGCGGCTGCTGTCAAagtttacaaaacaaaatatcag GCAAATCAAAAGGGTGTGATTGGGATAACATTAGTGACAGTTTGGATGGTTCCATATTCAGATAGTGAGGCAGATAAAAGGGCTACAATTAGAGctcttgattttgtttttggctg GTACATGCATCCAGTTACATACGGAGATTATCCACCTGTCATGAAGGAATTGGTAAAAGAGAGATtaccaaaattttcacaaGAAGAAAGTGCTTCCCTTATAGGATCAATTGATTTTCTTGGATTAAATTACTACACTGCTAATTATGCTAAAGACAATCCCACAGCACCTGGCCCTCAACCAAATTACTTAACAGATTGGAGAGCTTATCTTTCAC TCGATCGCAATGGAGTTTCAATTGGTCCTCTG tcTGGTCCAACATCTTGGCTTGCTATTTATCCAGAAGggttgaaaaaattattggtcTATGTGAAGACGAAATACAAAGATCCAGTCATCTATATCACAGAGAATG GATATCTCGAAAGTGATGAAATCCCATTTAAGGAAATGATGATGGACAAGGGTAGAGCCAAATACCATTATGACCACCTTCGTATGGTTCATGAAGCAATCAA GGATGGCGTAAAGGTAAAGGGATACTTTGTATGGTCAATTTTGGATAATTTTGAATGGTCAAGTGGATATTCGCTTCGGTTTGGTTTATACTACATTgattacaaaaacaatttgaagAGAATTCCAAAGCTCTCAGCCAGATGGTTCCAATTATTCCTCAAGACTTGA
- the LOC101211580 gene encoding beta-glucosidase 12 yields the protein MMGFKHTFFLGLVFLISLIVSEAARQPSSPIPIIRKSNFPKDFVFGSSSSAYQYEGAVDIDGRKPSIWDTYTHKHPERIADGKNGDIAVDEYHRYKEDVAIMKRIGFGAYRFSISWSRILPKGKLIGGVNKKGIDYYNRLINELLSKGIQSYVTIFHWDVPQALEDAYQGFLSPKIINDYQDFAELCFKEFGDRVKHWITFNEQYVFIINGYGVGAFAPGRCSSWQPFNCLGGNSGTEPYIVGHYQILSHAAAVKIYKSKYQAHQKGEIGVTLFSNWFVPYSNSEADRNATVRALDFQLGWFLNPVVYGDYPASMKALVKDRLPKFTKEETKLINGSYDFIGINYYTSNYAQNNPNVDPSKPSLLTDLRANSSTDRNGVSIGPKVNASSWLAVYPEGLKDLMIHIKNHYKNPNLYITENGYLDFDTPEVYKLIRDEGRVKYYRQHLSKLSESIKAGVRVKGFFAWSLLDNFEWSSGYTMRFGLVYVDFKHRLMRFPKLSAKWFQNFLRS from the exons ATGATGGGTTTCAAACATACCTTCTTCCTTGGCTTGGTTTTTCTAATTAGCCTTATAGTTTCTGAGGCTGCTCGTCAACCAAGTTCTCCCATTCCCATTATAAGGAAAAGCAACTTCCCTAAAGACTTTGTTTTTGGTTCTTCATCCTCTGCTTATCAG TATGAAGGTGCTGTTGATATAGATGGAAGAAAACCAAGTATTTGGGATACCTACACTCACAAACACCCtg AGAGAATTGCTGATGGCAAGAATGGAGATATAGCTGTTGATGAATACCATCGCTACAAG GAGGATGTTGCCATTATGAAGCGTATAGGTTTTGGTGCTTACAGATTCTCAATTTCATGGTCTAGAATCTTACCAA AGGGAAAGCTCATCGGTGGTGtgaataaaaaaggaattgACTACTACAATAGACTTATCAATGAACTCCTTTCCAAAG GTATCCAATCCTATGTTACAATTTTCCATTGGGATGTTCCGCAAGCTTTAGAAGATGCGTATCAAGGCTTCTTGAGTCCTAAAATTAT AAATGATTATCAAGACTTTGCTGAACTTTGCTTCAAGGAGTTTGGAGATAGAGTGAAACATTGGATCACCTTTAATGAACAATATGTCTTCATCATAAATGGCTATGGGGTAGGAGCTTTTGCACCAGGCAGATGCTCTTCTTGGCAACCATTTAATTGTTTGGGTGGAAATTCCGGAACTGAACCATACATTGTTGGTCACTACCAAATTCTTTCGCATGCTGCTGCtgttaaaatttacaaatctAAGTATCAG GCACACCAAAAAGGTGAAATTGGGGTGACATTGTTTTCCAATTGGTTTGTCCCATATTCAAACAGTGAAGCAGACAGAAATGCTACAGTTCGAGCTCTTGATTTTCAACTTGGTTG GTTCTTGAATCCAGTAGTATATGGAGATTATCCAGCCAGCATGAAAGCTCTTGTGAAAGACAGATTGCCTAAATtcacaaaagaagaaactaaatTGATCAATGGGTCCTATGATTTTATTGGAATCAATTACTATACTTCTAATTATGCACAAAACAATCCAAATGTTGATCCTTCTAAACCAAGCCTCTTGACTGATTTACGTGCCAATTCTTCAA CGGATCGTAACGGAGTCTCGATTGGTCCAAAG GTGAATGCTTCATCTTGGCTTGCGGTTTATCCAGAGGGATTGAAAGATCTAATGATACATATAAAGAATCATTATAAGAATCCAAATCTCTACATCACAGAAAATg GATATCTCGACTTTGATACTCCCGAAGTTTACAAACTAATCAGGGACGAGGGCAGAGTTAAATACTACCGTCAACATCTCTCTAAGCTTTCTGAATCCATCAA GGCTGGTGTAAGGGTAAAAGGATTCTTTGCATGGTCATTATTGGACAATTTTGAATGGTCAAGTGGATATACCATGCGTTTTGGTCTAGTCTACGTTGATTTTAAACATCGTTTGATGAGATTCCCAAAACTATCCGCAAAATGGTTCCAAAATTTCCTACGAAGCTAA